In Pedobacter sp. WC2423, the following are encoded in one genomic region:
- the gltB gene encoding glutamate synthase large subunit gives MEQIEENQGLYNSSFEHDACGIGFVAHVKGRKSQQIISDAITILENLDHRGACGAEINTGDGAGIMIQVPHEFLYDECLKIGFSLNQSGDYGVGMLFLPKDVRAREECREVIYRAAEKLNLEVLGFRKVNTNTEGIGDMALSVEPEMEQVFVARPDQIAAGADFERKLYVFKNYLTKTILNTVKGIKADFYIASFSSRTIVYKGQLTSMQVRTYFTELSDKRVVSAFGLVHSRFATNTFPSWRLAQPFRYIAHNGEINTLQGNLNWFRASVKSFASSYFTAEELNILLPVIDETQSDSGCLDNIIELLLHAGRSLPHVLMMLIPEAWDGNDDMDELKQAFYKFHATLMEPWDGPAAIAFTDGNLIGATLDRNGLRPSRYAITKDDRVIMASESGVLALDQSQIIEKGRLTPGKMFVVDMEQGRIISDDEIKTEVCSRRPYADWLNQYQIRLEELSDPRVVFTGLSQESIFKYHQVFGYSREDIDLILKPMAIEAKEPIGSMGTDIPLAVLSQKPQHLSSYFKQLFAQVTNPPIDPIREKVVMSLAGFMGNNGNLLEEHALQCHCVGIKHPILTNLELEKVRSIDTGVFQSKTLQTYFRADGKPGSLAKGLERLCRYAVDAVEDGFQVIVLSDRALDSEHAAIPSLMAVSAVHHHLIRKGHRGAVGIVVEAGDVWEVHHFACLIGFGATAVNPYLALETISGFDQESDLKPEKLIQNYIYAVNSGLLKIFSKMGISTLQSYHGAQIFEILGIHKNVVDSYFSGAVSRIGGLGLDDIAKEALIKHSRVFGKSTRPDMLLPTGGNYKWRRKGEQHLFNPQTIHLLQNATRKNDYNVYKQYSKLVNEQTKQAYTIRGLFEFNYNRAPVSLTEVEPVEAILKRFATGAMSFGSISHEAHSTLAIAMNRIGGKSNTGEGGEDELRYELLPNGDSMRSSIKQIASARFGVTSNYLTNADELQIKMAQGAKPGEGGQLPGHKVDDWIAKVRHATPGVGLISPPPHHDIYSIEDLAQLIFDLKNANRAARINVKLVSKAGVGTIAAGVAKAHADVILVSGFDGGTGASPLTSIQHAGLPWELGLAEAHQTLVKNRLRSRVVLQTDGQLKTGKDIAIATLLGAEEWGVATAALVTSGCIMMRKCHLNTCPVGVATQDPDLRKLFTGDPDHVVNLFHFLAEELRETMAELGFRTVEEMVGQADALSLRAIDDADWKLKNLDLSAILYKAPDNGLSLFNTEQQDHGISNVLDHQLIAASQPALLNKEPVFKEFEVKNTDRALGTMLSNEVSKIYKGVGLPPDTINFKFHGSAGQSFGAFAARGISLELEGEGNDYVGKGLSGARLSIYPFREVTYVPEQNIIIGNVALYGATSGELFVRGLAGERFAVRNSGATAVVEGLGDHGCEYMTGGEVLVLGNTGSNFAAGMSGGVAWIYDVNGDFPNKCNKEMVDLDPLNEEDELRINSLLKKHIQLTKSKLAEFILSDWTTQSAHFVKVFPKEYKAVLLKRSNKVKTS, from the coding sequence ATGGAACAAATAGAAGAAAATCAGGGCTTATACAATTCAAGCTTTGAGCATGATGCTTGCGGTATTGGTTTTGTTGCCCACGTAAAGGGAAGGAAGTCACAACAAATAATTTCAGATGCTATTACAATCTTAGAGAATCTTGACCATCGGGGGGCTTGTGGGGCTGAAATTAACACTGGTGATGGTGCCGGGATTATGATACAGGTTCCACATGAGTTTTTATATGACGAGTGCCTTAAAATTGGCTTTAGCCTGAATCAATCTGGTGACTATGGTGTTGGGATGTTATTTCTCCCAAAGGATGTCAGAGCGCGTGAAGAGTGCCGGGAAGTGATTTACCGCGCCGCTGAAAAATTAAACCTGGAAGTATTAGGGTTTAGAAAAGTAAATACCAATACAGAAGGTATTGGAGATATGGCTTTATCTGTAGAGCCTGAAATGGAGCAAGTATTTGTAGCGAGACCTGACCAGATCGCTGCCGGTGCTGACTTTGAACGTAAACTATATGTATTCAAAAATTACCTGACTAAAACTATTCTGAATACAGTCAAAGGGATTAAAGCAGATTTTTATATTGCTTCTTTTTCTTCTCGTACTATAGTTTACAAGGGTCAGCTGACTTCCATGCAGGTGCGCACTTATTTTACAGAGCTAAGCGATAAAAGAGTTGTTTCTGCGTTTGGATTAGTCCATTCAAGATTTGCAACCAATACTTTTCCTTCGTGGAGATTGGCACAACCTTTCCGTTATATCGCCCACAATGGCGAAATCAACACTTTACAAGGTAATTTAAACTGGTTCCGTGCCAGCGTAAAATCTTTTGCCTCCAGTTACTTTACTGCCGAAGAATTAAACATTCTGTTACCGGTAATTGATGAAACGCAATCTGATTCTGGCTGTCTGGATAATATTATAGAATTATTACTGCATGCGGGCCGTTCTCTGCCACATGTATTAATGATGCTGATCCCTGAAGCCTGGGATGGTAATGACGATATGGATGAGCTTAAACAGGCTTTCTATAAATTCCACGCAACTTTAATGGAGCCCTGGGATGGACCTGCGGCTATTGCTTTTACTGATGGTAATTTAATTGGTGCAACTTTAGATAGAAATGGATTAAGACCTTCAAGATATGCGATTACCAAAGATGACCGCGTAATTATGGCTTCTGAGTCTGGCGTATTAGCTTTAGATCAAAGCCAGATTATTGAAAAAGGAAGATTGACACCAGGAAAAATGTTCGTGGTAGATATGGAGCAGGGCAGAATTATCAGTGATGATGAAATCAAAACTGAAGTTTGCAGCCGTCGTCCTTATGCAGATTGGTTAAATCAATACCAGATCCGTCTGGAAGAATTATCTGATCCAAGGGTAGTATTTACAGGCTTGTCTCAAGAGTCTATATTTAAATATCACCAGGTATTTGGCTATAGCAGAGAAGATATAGATTTGATTTTAAAACCAATGGCTATTGAGGCGAAAGAGCCAATAGGATCTATGGGAACTGACATTCCTTTAGCTGTTTTATCACAGAAACCTCAGCATCTGTCTTCTTATTTTAAACAGCTGTTTGCACAGGTAACAAATCCGCCAATTGATCCGATCAGAGAAAAAGTGGTGATGAGTCTTGCCGGGTTTATGGGCAATAATGGTAATTTATTAGAGGAGCATGCCTTGCAATGCCATTGTGTGGGCATTAAACATCCGATATTAACGAATCTGGAGTTAGAGAAAGTAAGAAGTATTGATACTGGAGTATTCCAGTCTAAGACACTACAAACTTATTTCAGAGCTGATGGTAAACCAGGTTCTCTGGCTAAAGGTTTAGAGCGTTTATGTCGTTATGCGGTTGATGCAGTTGAAGACGGTTTCCAGGTTATTGTACTATCTGATCGTGCACTGGATTCAGAGCATGCTGCAATCCCTTCTCTAATGGCTGTATCTGCTGTGCATCACCATTTGATCCGTAAGGGTCATCGTGGAGCTGTAGGAATTGTTGTTGAGGCTGGGGATGTATGGGAAGTTCACCATTTCGCTTGTTTAATTGGCTTTGGTGCTACTGCTGTCAATCCTTACCTGGCGTTAGAAACGATTTCAGGTTTTGACCAGGAAAGTGATCTTAAACCAGAAAAACTAATTCAGAATTATATATATGCTGTAAATAGTGGTTTGTTGAAGATATTCTCTAAAATGGGGATTTCAACATTACAATCTTACCATGGTGCACAGATATTTGAGATATTAGGTATTCATAAAAACGTGGTTGATAGTTACTTCAGCGGCGCAGTATCAAGAATCGGCGGATTAGGATTGGATGATATCGCCAAAGAGGCTTTAATTAAACATAGCCGCGTATTTGGTAAATCTACACGTCCGGATATGTTGCTGCCTACTGGTGGAAATTATAAATGGAGAAGAAAAGGGGAGCAGCATTTGTTTAATCCGCAGACGATCCATTTATTACAGAATGCAACCCGTAAAAATGATTATAACGTTTATAAGCAATATAGTAAACTGGTAAATGAACAAACTAAACAGGCATATACGATTCGCGGCTTATTCGAATTTAATTATAACCGTGCGCCGGTTTCATTAACTGAGGTTGAACCGGTTGAAGCTATATTAAAACGTTTTGCAACCGGAGCGATGTCTTTCGGGTCTATTTCTCATGAAGCACACTCAACTTTAGCGATTGCAATGAACCGCATTGGCGGGAAGAGTAATACTGGTGAGGGTGGTGAAGATGAATTAAGATACGAGCTCTTGCCAAATGGCGATTCTATGCGTTCTTCGATCAAGCAGATTGCTTCGGCAAGGTTTGGGGTAACGAGTAATTACCTGACTAATGCAGATGAGCTGCAGATTAAAATGGCTCAGGGAGCTAAACCTGGTGAAGGCGGACAGTTACCTGGACATAAGGTGGATGATTGGATTGCAAAAGTCCGTCACGCAACACCGGGCGTAGGTCTGATTTCTCCGCCGCCGCATCATGACATTTATTCTATTGAGGATTTGGCGCAATTAATCTTTGACCTTAAGAATGCAAACAGAGCGGCAAGGATCAATGTTAAATTAGTTTCTAAAGCTGGTGTAGGTACTATTGCAGCTGGTGTGGCGAAAGCACATGCTGATGTAATCCTGGTTTCTGGTTTTGATGGTGGAACAGGGGCTTCGCCACTTACTTCTATACAGCATGCTGGCTTGCCCTGGGAATTGGGTCTGGCTGAAGCACATCAGACATTGGTTAAAAACCGCTTGCGCAGCAGGGTTGTTTTACAGACTGATGGTCAGTTAAAAACGGGTAAAGATATTGCTATAGCGACTTTATTAGGCGCAGAAGAATGGGGTGTAGCTACGGCCGCTTTAGTAACTTCGGGTTGTATTATGATGAGAAAGTGTCATTTAAATACTTGTCCGGTTGGGGTTGCTACACAGGATCCTGACTTGAGAAAACTGTTTACTGGTGATCCGGATCATGTGGTTAATCTTTTCCACTTCCTGGCAGAAGAACTTCGTGAAACAATGGCTGAATTAGGTTTCAGAACTGTTGAAGAGATGGTTGGCCAGGCAGATGCTTTGAGTTTGCGTGCAATTGATGACGCTGACTGGAAATTGAAAAATCTTGATCTTTCTGCAATTTTATATAAAGCACCTGACAATGGTTTGAGTTTATTCAATACTGAACAACAGGATCACGGAATCAGCAATGTGCTGGATCATCAGCTGATTGCGGCATCTCAGCCTGCTTTATTGAATAAAGAACCTGTTTTCAAAGAGTTTGAGGTTAAAAATACAGACCGTGCGCTGGGTACCATGTTATCAAACGAAGTATCTAAAATTTATAAAGGAGTAGGTTTACCTCCTGATACCATCAACTTCAAATTCCATGGTTCTGCGGGACAGAGTTTTGGTGCTTTTGCGGCAAGAGGAATCTCGCTTGAATTAGAAGGTGAAGGAAATGATTACGTAGGTAAGGGGCTATCGGGAGCACGTTTATCGATCTATCCATTCCGCGAAGTAACTTATGTACCAGAACAGAATATCATTATTGGTAATGTGGCCTTATATGGCGCTACTTCGGGTGAGCTGTTTGTAAGAGGCCTGGCTGGTGAGCGTTTCGCGGTTAGAAACTCTGGTGCTACAGCCGTAGTGGAAGGTTTGGGAGATCACGGTTGTGAGTATATGACTGGTGGTGAAGTACTTGTTCTGGGAAATACAGGTAGCAATTTTGCAGCTGGTATGAGCGGAGGAGTAGCCTGGATTTATGATGTGAATGGCGATTTCCCTAATAAATGTAACAAGGAAATGGTAGATCTTGATCCTTTGAATGAAGAAGATGAATTGCGGATCAATAGTTTACTAAAAAAACATATCCAATTGACAAAAAGCAAATTAGCTGAATTCATATTAAGTGACTGGACAACACAGTCTGCTCATTTTGTTAAGGTATTCCCTAAAGAATACAAAGCGGTTTTATTAAAAAGAAGTAATAAAGTTAAGACATCATAA